One Amorphoplanes digitatis genomic window carries:
- a CDS encoding cytochrome P450, whose amino-acid sequence MPAETPLESKRKVGRGGLDPGCPAHADADGVWRIQDYSTARSMLRSTETRQAGFDAENATRHEGRMRMPVLYRDGPEHREHRRQTARFFTPKRVDTAYRSLMDRLAEEQCAELRGRGGADLSQLSFRLAVAVAAEVIGLTESGPGMAKRLDLFFEEKTTGSRPARMWKEFRSRSNLLLFYWNDVRPAINARRGGGKDDLISHLLGEGCKNPEILGECVTFAAAGMVTTREFITLAAWHLFTDPALRSAYTEGSEAERVAILHEILRLEPVVANLYRWTNQEIEVGGVTIPAGARVDIGVAAANVDPSAVGADPGQVCPGRPLAEGTGDAGLSFGDGPHRCPGSYIAIQETDIFLTKLFAMPGLRMVNPPKVGIRAEIASYELTGLRVEVDPES is encoded by the coding sequence ATGCCTGCAGAAACACCGCTCGAGTCGAAACGTAAGGTCGGACGAGGAGGGCTGGATCCGGGTTGCCCCGCCCACGCCGACGCCGACGGCGTCTGGCGCATCCAGGACTACTCCACCGCGCGGTCGATGCTGCGCAGCACCGAGACCCGCCAGGCGGGCTTCGACGCGGAGAACGCCACGAGGCACGAGGGCCGGATGCGCATGCCGGTGCTCTACCGCGACGGGCCCGAGCATCGTGAGCACCGTCGCCAGACGGCCCGGTTCTTCACCCCGAAGCGGGTCGACACGGCGTACCGGTCGCTGATGGACAGGCTGGCCGAGGAGCAGTGCGCGGAGCTGCGAGGCCGGGGCGGCGCGGACCTGTCGCAGTTGTCGTTCCGCCTGGCGGTGGCGGTCGCGGCCGAGGTCATCGGCCTGACCGAGAGCGGCCCCGGCATGGCGAAGCGCCTCGACCTCTTCTTCGAGGAGAAGACGACCGGCAGCCGCCCGGCCCGGATGTGGAAGGAGTTCCGCTCCCGGTCAAACCTGCTCCTGTTCTACTGGAACGACGTCCGCCCGGCGATCAACGCCCGCCGCGGCGGCGGCAAGGACGACCTGATCAGCCACCTCCTGGGTGAGGGCTGCAAGAACCCCGAGATCCTCGGCGAGTGCGTGACGTTCGCGGCGGCGGGGATGGTGACCACCCGCGAGTTCATCACGCTGGCGGCCTGGCACCTCTTCACGGACCCCGCGCTGCGCTCGGCGTACACGGAGGGTTCGGAGGCCGAGCGGGTCGCCATCCTGCACGAGATCCTGCGCCTCGAACCGGTGGTGGCGAACCTTTACCGCTGGACCAACCAGGAGATCGAGGTCGGGGGCGTGACGATCCCGGCCGGCGCGCGGGTGGACATCGGGGTCGCGGCGGCGAACGTCGACCCCTCGGCGGTCGGCGCGGACCCGGGCCAGGTCTGCCCGGGGCGGCCTTTGGCGGAGGGTACGGGTGACGCGGGGCTGTCGTTCGGCGACGGGCCGCACCGCTGCCCGGGTTCGTACATCGCCATTCAGGAGACGGACATCTTCCTGACCAAGCTCTTCGCCATGCCGGGCCTGCGGATGGTGAATCCGCCGAAGGTGGGCATCCGGGCGGAGATCGCGTCCTACGAGCTCACCGGCCTGCGGGTCGAGGTCGACCCGGAATCCTGA
- a CDS encoding YndJ family protein, with amino-acid sequence MRVLVNLLVIVGMLVVVPAGLRLLADPGIELARRCWPVGAVAGAVSLWLPRGPAATALATVYAVAAALLCAYAVSRPPRPRREWPAEAAVLTALVGPAVAASALIAERSGYRLFSFDLDVLALTVAHFHFAGFAAALIAGLLTRVAPGRAADLAALTVPAGTLLVLLGYFTGEAVELAGALVLTAGMWTVGWLVWRYARTGAADRLTAALLGGSAAVLAVSMALAVSWALGEATGLPHPSLGWMAATHGVANALGFAVCGMVGWRRAGARL; translated from the coding sequence ATGCGGGTGCTGGTGAACCTCCTGGTGATCGTCGGCATGCTGGTCGTCGTCCCGGCCGGGCTGCGACTGCTCGCCGACCCCGGCATCGAACTCGCCCGCCGGTGCTGGCCCGTCGGCGCGGTCGCCGGCGCGGTCAGCCTGTGGCTGCCCCGGGGCCCGGCGGCCACCGCCCTGGCGACCGTCTACGCGGTGGCGGCGGCGCTGCTGTGCGCGTACGCGGTCAGTCGCCCGCCGCGACCCCGCCGCGAGTGGCCCGCCGAGGCCGCCGTGCTCACCGCCCTGGTCGGCCCGGCCGTCGCGGCGAGCGCGCTGATCGCCGAGCGGTCCGGATACCGGCTCTTCTCCTTCGACCTGGACGTGCTGGCGCTGACCGTCGCGCACTTCCACTTCGCCGGGTTCGCCGCCGCGCTGATCGCCGGGCTGCTGACCCGGGTGGCGCCCGGCCGGGCGGCCGACCTGGCCGCGCTGACCGTGCCCGCCGGCACGCTGCTGGTGCTGCTCGGCTACTTCACCGGCGAGGCTGTCGAGCTCGCCGGCGCGCTGGTGCTGACCGCGGGCATGTGGACGGTGGGCTGGCTGGTCTGGCGCTACGCGCGCACCGGCGCGGCCGACCGGCTCACCGCGGCGCTGCTCGGCGGCTCCGCGGCCGTGCTCGCGGTGTCGATGGCGCTCGCGGTGAGCTGGGCGCTCGGCGAGGCGACCGGGCTGCCGCACCCGTCGCTGGGCTGGATGGCGGCGACGCACGGGGTGGCGAACGCGCTGGGCTTCGCGGTGTGCGGCATGGTGGGCTGGCGCCGCGCCGGGGCACGACTCTGA
- a CDS encoding serine hydrolase, with amino-acid sequence MTYVRRTRLWIFPCAVAVIVGGASLIGLGMKDDSGGAGGGVLPRALTFGEDKPTASPTPTGPSPEELAAQERAKRTKALDAALKKYAATVPEFSVAVLDKKTGQRYSYRGSEKYDTASIVKVQVLACMLLKAQDAGRDLSSSQLSLAKRMIRLSDNNATTSLFNQLGKSTAVSKCNKRLGLSQTVVSNSWGLTRTTVNDQVKLLSELVDKAGPLDADSRKLTFTLMNTVDDSQDWGVPIVAKAGETTTVKNGWDTRSKDGGLWAVNTVGRVTLGDDVNVSVAVLSHNNKSMDGGIALVQKVAKMTRQYLKY; translated from the coding sequence ATGACATACGTGCGACGAACCCGACTCTGGATCTTCCCGTGCGCGGTAGCGGTGATCGTGGGCGGCGCGTCCCTGATCGGCCTGGGTATGAAGGACGACAGCGGCGGCGCCGGCGGCGGAGTTCTGCCGCGCGCCCTCACGTTCGGTGAGGACAAGCCGACGGCCTCACCCACGCCGACCGGCCCGAGCCCGGAGGAGCTGGCCGCGCAGGAGCGGGCCAAGCGCACCAAGGCCCTCGACGCGGCCCTGAAGAAGTACGCGGCCACCGTCCCCGAGTTCTCCGTCGCCGTCCTCGACAAGAAGACCGGCCAGCGTTACTCGTACCGGGGCTCGGAGAAGTACGACACCGCCAGCATCGTCAAGGTCCAGGTGCTGGCCTGCATGCTGTTGAAGGCGCAGGACGCCGGCCGCGACCTCTCCTCGAGCCAGCTGTCGCTGGCGAAGCGGATGATCAGGCTCAGCGACAACAACGCCACCACGTCGCTCTTCAACCAGCTCGGCAAGTCGACGGCGGTCAGCAAATGCAACAAGCGCCTCGGCCTGAGCCAGACCGTTGTCAGCAACTCCTGGGGCCTCACCCGGACCACGGTCAACGACCAGGTGAAGCTGCTCTCCGAACTGGTGGACAAGGCGGGACCGCTGGACGCCGATTCGCGCAAGCTGACGTTCACGCTGATGAACACGGTCGACGACAGCCAGGACTGGGGCGTGCCGATCGTCGCCAAGGCCGGCGAGACCACGACGGTGAAGAACGGCTGGGACACCCGGAGCAAGGACGGCGGCCTGTGGGCCGTCAACACGGTCGGCCGGGTGACCCTGGGCGACGACGTGAACGTCTCGGTCGCGGTGCTCTCGCACAACAACAAGAGCATGGACGGCGGCATCGCCCTGGTCCAGAAGGTAGCCAAGATGACCCGTCAGTACCTCAAGTACTGA
- a CDS encoding YihY/virulence factor BrkB family protein produces the protein MSSTEPVPETRMMPGDELSADDAFLALRHYGRWHLLRDAFVRFRYGDGFSHSRAFALQLCLAIVPFLIALSGLATDLGVSAGGEVVADTVIALTPGASEPLVTELLEDDDRTEDAGELALALGLVTGLFALTSAMAQIERGANRIYGVERDRKALHKYLRAAVLAVVAGLPALFGFLLLVAGHSAGQSVARHYGWGEGALTAWDWVRWPMSLALIVFAVGLLFRHSPRRRQPALSWLLFGATLATILWWVASLLLAGYVGVSDGFGATYGPLTAIMALLLWANLTGIALFLGLAFAAQLEAKRVGVSRPALQDVWEPGTDEQPADAAVPRQRESGVSSDPKG, from the coding sequence GTGAGCAGCACAGAGCCGGTTCCGGAGACCCGGATGATGCCGGGCGACGAGCTCTCGGCCGACGACGCGTTCCTGGCCCTGCGGCACTACGGCCGCTGGCATCTGCTGCGCGACGCCTTCGTCCGGTTCCGCTACGGCGACGGCTTCAGCCACTCCCGGGCCTTCGCGCTGCAACTCTGCCTCGCCATCGTCCCGTTCCTCATCGCGCTCTCCGGGCTCGCCACCGACCTCGGCGTCTCCGCGGGCGGCGAGGTCGTCGCGGACACCGTTATCGCGCTGACGCCCGGCGCCAGCGAGCCGCTGGTCACGGAGCTGCTCGAGGACGACGACCGCACCGAGGACGCCGGCGAGCTCGCCCTCGCGCTGGGCCTGGTGACCGGCCTGTTCGCGCTGACCTCCGCGATGGCGCAGATCGAGCGCGGCGCCAACCGGATCTACGGCGTCGAGCGCGACCGCAAGGCGCTGCACAAGTACCTGCGGGCGGCGGTCCTGGCCGTGGTGGCCGGGCTGCCGGCCCTCTTCGGCTTCCTGCTGCTGGTCGCGGGGCATTCCGCCGGGCAGTCGGTCGCCCGGCACTACGGCTGGGGCGAGGGCGCGCTGACGGCCTGGGACTGGGTGCGCTGGCCGATGAGCCTGGCCCTCATCGTGTTCGCGGTGGGGCTGCTGTTCCGGCACTCGCCGCGGCGCCGCCAGCCCGCGCTGAGCTGGCTGCTGTTCGGCGCGACGCTGGCCACCATCCTGTGGTGGGTCGCCAGCCTGCTGCTGGCCGGCTACGTCGGGGTCAGCGACGGGTTCGGCGCCACCTACGGGCCGCTCACGGCGATCATGGCGCTGCTGCTCTGGGCCAACCTCACCGGCATCGCGCTCTTCCTCGGCCTGGCGTTCGCCGCCCAGCTGGAGGCGAAGCGGGTCGGCGTCTCCCGGCCCGCCCTGCAGGACGTGTGGGAGCCGGGCACGGACGAGCAGCCCGCGGACGCCGCCGTACCCCGGCAGCGCGAGAGCGGTGTGAGTTCCGACCCGAAGGGGTAA
- a CDS encoding DUF1990 family protein → MSGFTYAEVGATRHEPLPTGYRHLHYRTELGRDDFAAAADAILTLRMHRATGARIRTDADRAAPGVRLTVGLGPLVAPCEVVWAATGTELAGFGYGTLPGHQVRGEESFTVERDADGRVWFTVTAFSAPARLPMRLAGPVAVLGQHLYARICGRALRRLCARSRTVGM, encoded by the coding sequence ATGAGTGGGTTCACCTACGCCGAGGTCGGCGCGACCCGGCACGAGCCGCTGCCCACGGGCTACCGGCACCTGCACTACCGCACCGAACTCGGCCGCGACGACTTCGCGGCCGCGGCCGACGCGATCCTGACCCTGCGGATGCACCGCGCGACCGGCGCCCGGATCCGCACGGACGCCGACCGGGCCGCTCCCGGCGTACGGCTGACGGTCGGGCTCGGGCCCCTCGTGGCGCCGTGCGAGGTGGTGTGGGCGGCGACCGGCACCGAGCTGGCCGGCTTCGGCTACGGCACGCTGCCCGGGCACCAGGTCCGCGGCGAGGAGTCGTTCACGGTCGAGCGCGACGCCGACGGCCGGGTCTGGTTCACGGTGACCGCGTTCAGCGCGCCGGCCCGCCTGCCGATGCGGCTCGCCGGCCCGGTCGCGGTGCTCGGCCAGCACCTGTACGCGCGGATCTGCGGCCGCGCTCTCAGACGGCTGTGTGCCCGGTCCCGTACGGTTGGTATGTGA
- a CDS encoding DedA family protein, protein MISELGALAWLSLVVAFGAIVPVIPTGAAVSAAAALAFHNHPLLIVLVIAAGAIGAYAGDLVMYAMCLMGGEQLARRLHWLRGEEHLTAMKERLHRSQVPVLLVSRLLPGGRVPVLLAAAFLGLSWRTFLVANAPACLLWSAVYAGIGVAGGSIFPEPWQGVVAAVVLVLVVGQIASMISKRRAARQEQTESA, encoded by the coding sequence GTGATATCCGAACTCGGGGCCCTGGCGTGGCTGTCGCTCGTGGTGGCGTTCGGCGCGATCGTGCCGGTCATACCCACCGGCGCGGCGGTCAGCGCCGCCGCCGCCCTCGCCTTCCACAACCACCCGCTGCTGATCGTCCTCGTCATCGCCGCCGGCGCGATCGGCGCCTACGCCGGCGACCTGGTCATGTACGCGATGTGCCTGATGGGCGGCGAACAACTCGCCCGGCGCCTGCACTGGCTGCGCGGCGAGGAACACCTGACGGCGATGAAGGAGCGGCTGCACCGCAGCCAGGTGCCGGTGCTGCTGGTCTCCCGGCTGCTGCCGGGCGGCCGGGTGCCCGTGCTGCTCGCCGCGGCGTTCCTCGGCCTGAGCTGGCGCACCTTCCTCGTGGCGAACGCGCCGGCCTGCCTGCTGTGGTCGGCCGTCTACGCGGGCATCGGCGTGGCCGGCGGCTCGATCTTCCCCGAACCGTGGCAGGGCGTGGTCGCGGCGGTCGTCCTGGTGCTGGTGGTCGGCCAGATCGCCAGCATGATCAGCAAGCGCCGGGCGGCCCGCCAGGAACAGACCGAGTCGGCGTAG
- a CDS encoding glycosyl hydrolase, with the protein MHPPIPPSPHAHRRSPRGRLAGFAAAVVVALGSGVLAVAVTGTAQAATVGAGSYTETLPAGAKLPAGCGNMSANPRQYLTPNAPAGPVPTNDWWSSLLFKKGDDCNFSQALFAGPAAYRPVASGLGLSYQTDAAISGSATGLGEYHFPYAQHVVVGVAGLNAAQSLVDGWSDWTVTPSWSDGARTMKATIGHGLPLSYYQVTGGDALLTVTGPPTAWQNSGNRIGFSIGGHDYVAYGPAGSTWTLSGNTIRSSLAGKGYFSVAVLPTLSSAATADKVALADTYGQYAQNHVTGTRMSYTYNQAAGTVNTTYAFTTVAREGSATGTVIALYPHQWRYLTGSTPLSRTYVSPRGAMKIVTGASFQTSMRYTGVLPELPAVGDSSGADLSTVTTFLNNELNNPADFRGDDTYWTGKGLGRAARIAEIADQLNITSVRDSALNVIRTRLTDWFTASAGKSSRVFYYDRNWGTLIGYPASYASDEDLNDHHFHYGYFVAAAATLAKFDPAWAARGQYGGMVDLLIRDANNYDRGDTRFPYLRDFDIYEGHDWASGHGAFGAGNNQESSSEGQNFANALIQWGQATGDSAVRDAGIWLHTTQAAAINEYWFDVRNENFPASWGHNYSAIVWGSGGAYATWFSGDHAMVVGINMLPMTGGQLYLGDYPESVKATYAELVRNNGGEPTAWRDMLWQYLALGDPDAALAKFRANSSYTSEEGESKAHTFHWLRNLAALGQVDTGVTANHPLAKVFSKNGAKTYVASNITNAALTVTYSDGRTLSVPAGRTVASGATNWSGGNATGGGTTTTPPTTPPTSSPTPTPTTCAGGALLSQGRTATASSVEAGYPADLAVDGNASTRWSSTFADPQWLQVDLGSAQALGRVELSWEAAYAKAYRIETSTNGTAWTTAATVTAGTGGNVTHAVSGTARYVRMSGTERGTPYGYSLFEFKVFGCAGGTTPPTTPPTTAPTTAPTPTPTATTDAWAPNTAYAVGRIVTYNGVRYRCLQAHTSLTGWEPPNVPALWATS; encoded by the coding sequence ATGCATCCCCCGATCCCCCCGTCCCCACACGCACACCGACGATCACCGCGCGGCCGGCTGGCCGGCTTCGCCGCGGCCGTCGTCGTGGCCCTCGGCTCCGGCGTGCTCGCCGTCGCCGTGACCGGCACGGCGCAGGCGGCGACCGTCGGAGCCGGCAGCTACACCGAGACCCTGCCCGCCGGCGCGAAACTCCCCGCGGGCTGCGGCAACATGTCGGCCAACCCGCGGCAGTACCTGACCCCGAACGCGCCAGCCGGGCCGGTGCCGACGAACGACTGGTGGTCGTCGCTGCTGTTCAAGAAGGGCGACGACTGCAACTTCTCGCAGGCGCTGTTCGCCGGGCCGGCCGCGTACCGGCCGGTGGCGAGCGGGCTCGGGCTGTCCTACCAGACCGACGCGGCCATCAGCGGCAGCGCGACCGGCCTCGGCGAATACCACTTCCCGTACGCGCAGCACGTCGTCGTCGGCGTCGCCGGCCTGAACGCCGCGCAGTCGCTCGTGGACGGCTGGAGCGACTGGACGGTGACGCCGTCGTGGAGCGACGGCGCCCGGACCATGAAGGCGACCATCGGCCACGGCCTGCCGCTCTCCTACTACCAGGTGACCGGCGGCGACGCGCTGCTGACCGTCACCGGCCCGCCGACGGCCTGGCAGAACAGCGGCAACCGGATCGGCTTCTCGATCGGCGGCCACGACTACGTCGCGTACGGCCCGGCCGGCTCGACGTGGACGCTGAGCGGCAACACCATCCGCTCCAGCCTGGCCGGCAAGGGCTACTTCTCGGTGGCCGTGCTGCCGACGCTCTCCAGCGCCGCGACCGCCGACAAGGTCGCGCTCGCGGACACCTACGGCCAGTACGCGCAGAACCACGTGACCGGCACCCGGATGTCGTACACCTACAACCAGGCCGCCGGAACGGTGAACACCACGTACGCGTTCACCACCGTCGCGCGCGAGGGCAGCGCCACCGGCACCGTCATCGCGCTCTACCCGCACCAGTGGCGCTACCTCACCGGCTCGACCCCGCTGTCGCGCACCTACGTCTCGCCGCGCGGCGCCATGAAGATCGTCACCGGCGCGAGCTTCCAGACCTCCATGCGGTATACCGGCGTGCTGCCGGAGCTACCCGCCGTCGGCGACTCCAGCGGCGCCGACCTCAGCACGGTCACCACGTTCCTCAACAACGAGCTGAACAACCCGGCCGACTTCCGCGGCGACGACACGTACTGGACCGGCAAGGGCCTCGGCCGGGCCGCGCGGATCGCGGAGATCGCCGACCAGCTGAACATCACTTCGGTACGCGACTCGGCGCTCAACGTCATCCGTACCCGGCTGACGGACTGGTTCACCGCGTCGGCCGGCAAGTCGTCGCGGGTCTTCTACTACGACCGCAACTGGGGCACGCTGATCGGCTACCCCGCGTCGTACGCGTCCGACGAGGACCTCAACGACCACCACTTCCACTACGGCTACTTCGTCGCGGCGGCGGCGACGCTCGCCAAGTTCGACCCGGCCTGGGCCGCACGCGGCCAGTACGGCGGCATGGTCGACCTGCTCATCCGCGACGCCAACAACTACGACCGCGGCGACACGCGGTTCCCGTACCTGCGGGACTTCGACATCTACGAGGGCCACGACTGGGCCTCGGGCCACGGCGCGTTCGGGGCGGGCAACAACCAGGAGTCCTCGTCGGAGGGGCAGAACTTCGCCAACGCGCTGATCCAGTGGGGCCAGGCGACCGGCGACAGCGCCGTACGCGACGCCGGCATCTGGCTGCACACCACGCAGGCCGCGGCGATCAACGAGTACTGGTTCGACGTGCGCAACGAGAACTTCCCGGCGAGCTGGGGCCACAACTACTCGGCCATCGTGTGGGGCTCGGGCGGCGCGTACGCGACGTGGTTCTCCGGTGACCACGCCATGGTCGTGGGCATCAACATGCTGCCGATGACGGGCGGCCAGCTCTACCTCGGCGACTACCCCGAGTCGGTAAAGGCAACCTACGCCGAGCTGGTACGCAACAACGGCGGCGAGCCGACCGCCTGGCGCGACATGCTCTGGCAGTACCTCGCGCTCGGCGATCCGGACGCGGCGCTGGCGAAGTTCCGCGCGAACAGCTCGTACACCTCCGAGGAGGGCGAGAGCAAGGCGCACACGTTCCACTGGCTGCGCAACCTCGCGGCGCTCGGCCAGGTCGACACCGGCGTGACGGCGAACCACCCGCTGGCCAAGGTGTTCTCGAAGAACGGCGCGAAGACCTACGTCGCCTCGAACATCACCAACGCCGCGCTGACCGTGACGTACTCGGACGGCAGGACGCTGAGCGTCCCGGCCGGCCGGACCGTCGCGAGCGGGGCGACCAACTGGAGCGGCGGCAACGCCACCGGCGGCGGCACCACCACGACGCCGCCGACCACTCCGCCGACCAGTTCGCCGACCCCGACGCCCACCACCTGTGCCGGCGGCGCGCTGCTCTCGCAGGGCAGGACCGCAACGGCGTCCTCGGTGGAGGCCGGCTACCCCGCCGACCTCGCCGTCGACGGCAACGCGAGCACCCGCTGGTCCAGCACGTTCGCCGACCCGCAATGGCTTCAGGTCGACCTCGGCTCCGCGCAGGCCCTCGGCCGGGTCGAGCTCAGCTGGGAGGCCGCGTACGCGAAGGCGTACCGGATAGAGACCTCGACGAACGGGACCGCCTGGACCACCGCCGCGACGGTGACCGCCGGCACCGGCGGCAACGTCACGCACGCGGTCTCGGGCACGGCCCGCTACGTGCGGATGAGCGGCACCGAACGCGGCACGCCGTACGGGTACTCGCTGTTCGAGTTCAAGGTGTTCGGCTGCGCGGGCGGCACGACGCCGCCGACCACGCCGCCGACCACGGCCCCGACCACCGCTCCGACCCCGACCCCGACCGCGACGACGGACGCATGGGCGCCGAACACCGCGTACGCGGTGGGCCGGATCGTCACCTACAACGGCGTGCGGTACCGGTGCCTCCAGGCGCACACGTCGCTGACGGGCTGGGAGCCGCCGAACGTGCCGGCGCTCTGGGCGACCAGCTGA
- a CDS encoding MBL fold metallo-hydrolase translates to MSGTSVTWWGHSTMWLADSGVCLLTDPLLTNRVIHLRRLAGPRPELPCAPDAVLLSHLHADHFHLRSLRAVPGEPLLIVPRGATALVANGLGAAYADRCVELLPGQETTVGAVTVRAVEAAHDGGRGPWSRLRSVAMGFVVEGAARTWYSGDTGLFDGMSSLGPLDLALIPVGGWGPTLGSQHHLDAADGAEALRRVKAAWAVPVHYGTFWPAGLSRIRPHMFHDPGTEFARHAARTSPDTRVRVLAQGETLSFEPAT, encoded by the coding sequence GTGAGCGGGACCAGCGTCACCTGGTGGGGGCACAGCACGATGTGGCTGGCCGACTCCGGCGTCTGCCTGCTCACCGACCCGCTGCTCACCAACCGGGTGATCCACCTGCGCCGGCTGGCCGGGCCCCGGCCGGAGCTGCCCTGCGCCCCCGACGCGGTGCTGCTGTCACACCTGCACGCCGACCACTTCCACCTGCGGTCGCTGCGGGCCGTGCCCGGTGAGCCGCTGCTGATCGTGCCGCGCGGCGCGACCGCGCTGGTCGCCAACGGCCTCGGCGCCGCCTACGCCGACCGCTGCGTCGAACTCCTGCCCGGCCAGGAGACCACGGTCGGCGCGGTCACGGTGCGAGCGGTCGAGGCGGCACACGACGGCGGCCGCGGCCCGTGGTCCCGGCTGCGATCGGTGGCGATGGGTTTCGTGGTCGAAGGCGCCGCCCGCACCTGGTACAGCGGCGACACCGGCCTGTTCGACGGGATGTCCTCGCTGGGCCCGCTGGACCTCGCGCTGATACCCGTCGGCGGCTGGGGCCCGACCCTCGGCTCGCAGCACCACCTCGACGCGGCCGACGGCGCCGAGGCGCTGCGCCGGGTGAAGGCCGCCTGGGCGGTACCCGTGCACTACGGCACGTTCTGGCCGGCCGGCCTGAGCCGGATCCGGCCGCACATGTTCCACGACCCGGGCACCGAGTTCGCCCGGCACGCCGCACGCACCTCACCCGACACCCGGGTCCGGGTGCTCGCACAGGGCGAGACGCTCAGCTTCGAGCCGGCCACGTGA
- a CDS encoding YbjQ family protein — protein MAVLTFFFNRRLNKEKAALDESVQKRLNDQKSMRRLVAPVAIFHLLQDRMTLVDLRLDEETRIQYWMAKQLAWTVTDAYSFAKCEPEPLPYKPQEEHPNQGLPSGVVEAAGQSVIISGGTPRLASCGSASSAPASSRGPRSRRSAAANTTGGRAVRRPATGRSWPSRSMSPGTTWNRVTGPPCLDHYDRGMLIVSSDEIPGYRIEAVFGEVYGVTVRATNLGTGMAASFRSLNGGEVPEMTQLMVHSRNEAMSRMAWQAQQRQANAIVAFRFSNGELGQAWAEVCAYGTAVWVVPLTEHAKQQHEAMTRAGGLPHQVQHAGTGPSSPEKVSNQATARP, from the coding sequence GTGGCCGTGCTGACCTTCTTCTTCAACAGGCGCCTCAACAAGGAGAAGGCGGCCCTCGACGAGTCTGTCCAGAAACGCCTCAACGACCAGAAGTCTATGCGTCGCCTGGTGGCCCCGGTAGCGATCTTCCACCTGCTACAGGACCGGATGACCCTGGTCGACCTGCGTCTCGACGAGGAGACGAGGATCCAGTACTGGATGGCGAAACAACTGGCCTGGACCGTCACGGACGCCTACTCCTTCGCGAAGTGCGAACCCGAGCCGCTGCCGTACAAGCCGCAGGAGGAGCACCCGAATCAGGGTCTGCCGTCGGGCGTCGTCGAGGCGGCCGGCCAGTCCGTCATCATCTCCGGAGGGACTCCCCGGCTCGCGTCATGCGGTTCGGCGAGTTCGGCGCCGGCATCGAGCCGTGGACCACGATCCCGCCGCAGCGCCGCGGCGAATACGACTGGCGGCAGAGCGGTGAGACGACCGGCGACAGGGAGGTCCTGGCCGTCCCGTTCGATGTCGCCCGGAACTACCTGGAATCGCGTTACCGGGCCGCCTTGCCTTGATCACTACGATCGAGGCATGTTGATCGTCAGCTCCGATGAGATTCCCGGCTACCGGATCGAGGCGGTGTTCGGGGAGGTGTACGGAGTCACGGTGCGAGCCACCAACCTCGGCACCGGGATGGCGGCAAGCTTTCGGTCGCTCAACGGGGGCGAGGTCCCCGAGATGACCCAGCTGATGGTGCACAGTCGCAATGAGGCCATGAGCCGCATGGCGTGGCAGGCCCAGCAGCGCCAGGCGAACGCCATCGTCGCGTTCCGGTTCAGCAACGGTGAGCTCGGCCAGGCGTGGGCCGAGGTCTGCGCGTACGGCACGGCCGTCTGGGTCGTCCCGCTGACCGAGCACGCCAAGCAGCAGCACGAGGCGATGACCAGGGCCGGCGGCCTGCCCCACCAGGTCCAGCACGCCGGCACAGGCCCGTCGTCTCCCGAGAAGGTGAGCAACCAGGCCACGGCGAGACCTTAA